In one Mycobacterium heckeshornense genomic region, the following are encoded:
- a CDS encoding Mrp/NBP35 family ATP-binding protein — protein sequence MSKPHDDTAELTAAVRAALAKVIDPELRRPITELGMVKNVEVAPDHAVHVEIYLTTAACPKKTEISERVTRAVADVPGTGAVKVGLDVMSDEQRTELRKQLRGDAREPVIPFAQPGSLTRVYAVASGKGGVGKSTVTVNLAAAMAARGLSVGVLDADIHGHSIPRMMGTTDRPTQVESMILPPIAHDVRVISIAMFTKGNAPVAWRGPMLHRALQQFLADVYWGDLDVLLLDLPPGTGDVAISVAQLIPNAEILVVTTPQHAAAEVAERAGSIALQTRQRIVGVVENMSWLVLPDGAKLQVFGEGGGRQVAERLSRAVGADVPLLGQIPLDPALVAAGDSGVPIVLSAPDSAAGKELRSIADALSSRRRGLAGMSLGLDPARR from the coding sequence ATGTCCAAGCCTCACGATGACACCGCGGAGCTGACCGCCGCCGTTCGGGCCGCGCTGGCCAAAGTGATCGATCCCGAGTTGCGGCGTCCCATCACCGAACTCGGGATGGTCAAAAACGTCGAGGTCGCGCCCGACCACGCGGTGCACGTCGAGATCTACCTGACGACCGCCGCCTGTCCGAAGAAAACCGAAATCAGCGAGCGCGTCACCCGCGCGGTCGCCGATGTTCCCGGTACCGGCGCGGTCAAGGTCGGTCTCGACGTGATGAGCGATGAGCAGCGCACCGAGCTGCGCAAGCAACTGCGCGGGGACGCCCGAGAACCGGTGATCCCTTTCGCGCAACCCGGATCGCTGACCAGGGTCTACGCGGTCGCCTCCGGCAAAGGCGGGGTCGGCAAATCGACGGTGACCGTCAACCTGGCCGCGGCAATGGCCGCTCGGGGGTTGTCGGTCGGCGTGCTCGACGCCGACATCCACGGCCATTCCATCCCGCGGATGATGGGCACCACCGATCGGCCCACCCAGGTCGAGTCGATGATCCTGCCACCCATCGCCCACGACGTGCGGGTCATATCGATTGCGATGTTTACCAAGGGCAACGCCCCGGTGGCGTGGCGCGGCCCGATGCTGCACCGGGCACTGCAACAGTTCCTGGCCGACGTGTATTGGGGCGATCTGGACGTGCTGCTGCTGGACCTGCCCCCGGGCACCGGTGACGTCGCGATCTCGGTGGCGCAACTGATCCCGAACGCCGAAATCCTGGTGGTGACCACACCGCAGCACGCCGCCGCCGAGGTGGCCGAGCGCGCGGGCAGCATCGCGTTGCAGACCCGCCAGCGCATTGTCGGAGTGGTGGAGAACATGTCGTGGCTGGTGTTGCCCGACGGCGCCAAATTGCAGGTGTTCGGTGAGGGCGGCGGCCGGCAGGTCGCCGAGCGGCTGTCCCGCGCGGTCGGTGCCGACGTGCCGCTGCTGGGCCAGATTCCGCTGGATCCGGCGCTGGTCGCCGCCGGCGATTCCGGTGTGCCGATCGTGTTGAGCGCACCCGACTCGGCGGCGGGCAAGGAGCTGCGCAGCATCGCCGACGCGTTGTCGTCGCGGCGTCGCGGGTTGGCCGGCATGTCGCTGGGCCTCGACCCGGCGCGGCGTTAA
- a CDS encoding DUF1003 domain-containing protein has translation MSNTPRQRLYTPRTSRVAAPRVDPEAVGQITESIARFFGTGRYLLLQTVVVVAWIALNVSAAGFRWDPYPFILLNLAFSTQAAYAAPLILLAQNRQENRDRVALEEDRRRAAQTKADTEYLARELAALRLAIGEVQKTRDYLRHELEGLRELLEDRQPEKPVRAADGADRRAKRHS, from the coding sequence GTGAGCAATACCCCGCGGCAGCGGCTCTACACTCCACGCACGTCGCGGGTGGCCGCGCCGCGCGTCGACCCCGAAGCGGTCGGGCAGATCACCGAATCCATCGCCCGCTTTTTCGGCACCGGCCGCTATCTGCTACTGCAGACCGTCGTCGTGGTGGCCTGGATCGCGCTGAACGTGTCCGCGGCGGGCTTCCGCTGGGACCCCTACCCGTTCATCCTGCTTAACCTGGCTTTCTCCACGCAGGCCGCGTACGCCGCGCCGCTGATCCTGCTGGCCCAGAACCGCCAGGAGAACCGCGACCGCGTCGCGCTCGAGGAAGATCGTCGCCGCGCCGCGCAGACCAAGGCCGACACCGAATATCTGGCTCGCGAGCTGGCCGCGCTGCGGCTGGCCATCGGCGAGGTGCAAAAGACTCGCGACTACCTGCGCCACGAATTGGAAGGTCTGCGTGAGCTCCTCGAGGATCGGCAGCCTGAGAAGCCGGTCCGTGCGGCCGACGGCGCGGATCGTCGCGCCAAGCGGCACAGCTGA
- a CDS encoding magnesium transporter MgtE N-terminal domain-containing protein, producing the protein MTSVNRVYVARLARMLVLGPMGESLGRVRDVVISISIVRQQPRVLGLVVELVTRRRIFVPMLRVAAIEPNAVTLTTANVSLRRFEQRPGEALVLGQVLDTRVRVNDPELPQLADTDVVITDLGIEQTRTRDWMVTRVAVRIPRRLGRRGAAHIVDWHNVVGLTPSALAMPGQAVAQLLQQFEGLRPVEVADAIRELPPKRRYEVVSAIDDDRLADILQELPEDDQADLLEQLGAERAADVLAAMDPDDAADLLGAMNPAEAEMLLGRMDPGESDPVRRLLTHSPNTAGGLMTSDPIVLTPDTTVAEALARVRDPDLTPALSSLVFVARPPTATPTGRYLGCVHLQRLLREPPATLVGGIVDADLPTLTPELPLAPLTRYFAAYNLLCGPVVDDRSHLLGAVTVDDVLDHLLPPDWREADEEAALDGVGSTS; encoded by the coding sequence ATGACGTCGGTCAACAGGGTCTATGTCGCGCGGCTGGCGAGAATGCTGGTCCTGGGCCCGATGGGCGAATCGTTGGGACGGGTTCGCGACGTCGTGATCAGCATCAGCATTGTTCGCCAGCAGCCACGCGTGCTTGGGCTGGTGGTCGAACTGGTGACCCGGCGTCGCATTTTCGTCCCGATGCTGCGGGTTGCGGCGATCGAGCCGAACGCGGTCACTCTCACCACCGCTAACGTGTCGCTGCGCCGGTTCGAGCAGCGGCCCGGTGAAGCGCTGGTCCTGGGTCAGGTGCTCGACACCCGGGTGCGGGTCAACGACCCGGAACTGCCGCAGCTGGCCGATACCGACGTCGTCATCACCGATCTGGGGATCGAGCAGACCCGGACCCGCGACTGGATGGTGACCAGGGTCGCCGTGCGCATCCCGCGCCGGTTGGGCCGGCGCGGCGCGGCCCACATCGTCGACTGGCACAACGTGGTGGGTCTGACGCCGTCGGCGCTGGCGATGCCGGGGCAGGCGGTGGCGCAGTTGTTGCAACAGTTCGAAGGGCTGCGGCCGGTGGAGGTGGCCGATGCCATCCGGGAACTACCGCCCAAGCGGCGCTACGAAGTGGTCAGCGCCATTGACGACGACCGGTTGGCCGACATCCTGCAAGAGCTGCCAGAAGACGACCAAGCCGACCTGCTGGAGCAGCTGGGCGCCGAACGCGCGGCGGATGTGCTGGCGGCGATGGACCCCGACGACGCCGCGGACCTCCTCGGTGCAATGAATCCGGCTGAGGCCGAGATGCTTTTGGGCCGAATGGATCCCGGCGAGTCCGACCCGGTGCGACGACTGCTCACGCACTCCCCCAATACCGCCGGCGGGTTGATGACGTCCGACCCGATTGTGCTGACACCGGACACCACGGTCGCCGAAGCACTGGCCCGGGTGCGAGACCCCGATCTCACTCCGGCGCTGTCTTCGCTGGTGTTTGTAGCACGCCCACCGACGGCGACCCCGACCGGTCGATACCTGGGCTGTGTACACCTGCAGCGGCTGCTGCGTGAGCCACCGGCCACCCTCGTCGGCGGAATCGTCGACGCCGATCTGCCCACCCTGACACCGGAGCTGCCGCTGGCGCCGTTGACCCGCTATTTCGCCGCCTACAACTTGCTGTGCGGGCCGGTGGTCGATGACCGGAGCCACCTCCTCGGGGCGGTGACCGTCGATGATGTGCTCGACCACCTGCTGCCACCCGACTGGCGGGAGGCGGACGAAGAAGCCGCGCTGGACGGCGTCGGGAGCACCTCGTGA
- a CDS encoding HpcH/HpaI aldolase/citrate lyase family protein, which produces MNDAYRPRRTCLSVPGSSQKMIDKAKGLPADEVFLDLEDAVAPAAKSSARARVAAALGEPGWAGQLRGVRVNDWTTPWTHADVIEVVSAVGATPGAQLDVMVLPKVSDASHVHALDLLLTQLETVHGLPVGGIGIDVQIEDAQGLTNINAIAAAPRVQALVLGPADLTASLNMRARVVGEQPEGYDVGDAYHHALMTILVAARAHGVAAIDGPYLKVRDIEAFRRVAGRSAALGYDGKWVLHPDQIAAGNEIFSPRQDEYDHAELVLEAYEWHTSAAGGARGAVMLGDEMIDEASRKMALVVAAKGRAAGMRRQSGPFVPPTDHKQASAARKS; this is translated from the coding sequence GTGAACGACGCCTATCGACCCCGCCGCACCTGTCTGTCGGTGCCGGGCAGCAGCCAGAAGATGATCGACAAGGCCAAAGGCCTGCCCGCCGACGAGGTTTTCCTCGACCTCGAAGATGCCGTGGCGCCGGCCGCCAAGTCCTCGGCGCGTGCCCGGGTGGCCGCCGCGCTGGGCGAACCGGGATGGGCCGGACAACTGCGCGGGGTTCGGGTCAACGACTGGACCACCCCGTGGACGCACGCCGACGTCATCGAGGTGGTCTCGGCCGTCGGCGCCACACCAGGGGCCCAGCTCGACGTAATGGTGCTGCCCAAGGTCTCCGACGCGTCGCATGTGCACGCGCTTGACCTGCTGCTGACCCAACTGGAGACCGTCCACGGGCTGCCCGTCGGCGGTATCGGCATCGACGTGCAGATCGAAGACGCCCAGGGTCTGACGAACATCAACGCGATCGCGGCCGCGCCGCGGGTCCAGGCGCTGGTGCTCGGCCCCGCCGACCTGACCGCCAGCCTCAACATGCGTGCCCGTGTGGTCGGCGAACAGCCCGAGGGTTACGACGTCGGAGACGCCTACCACCATGCGCTGATGACGATTTTGGTGGCGGCTCGCGCCCATGGTGTGGCCGCGATCGACGGGCCCTACCTCAAGGTCCGCGACATCGAGGCGTTCCGGCGCGTTGCGGGCCGGTCGGCGGCTCTGGGTTACGACGGCAAATGGGTGTTGCATCCGGATCAGATCGCTGCGGGCAACGAGATCTTCAGCCCTCGCCAGGACGAATACGACCACGCCGAGCTGGTGCTCGAAGCCTATGAATGGCATACCTCGGCCGCGGGCGGAGCTCGGGGCGCGGTAATGCTCGGCGACGAGATGATCGACGAGGCCAGCCGCAAAATGGCGCTGGTTGTGGCCGCTAAGGGCCGGGCGGCTGGAATGCGGCGCCAGTCGGGGCCATTCGTGCCACCGACGGATCACAAGCAGGCTAGCGCAGCGCGTAAATCGTGA
- a CDS encoding DUF4190 domain-containing protein, producing MTTPGGDSGENAHDGGTKPGSSGQPPGESERNAAGEPAFSGFEPPPSGFEAPPTPGYPPPAYPPPGYQQPSYPPPGPPPTGYGAPPGYQNESGYSASYPPGPPEYGSSAGGYGQPYPGGYPGPDYSGGYGPPPQPGTNTLAIASLVASFIGLLCGIGSIVGIVLGAVALNQIKQTRQEGYGLAVAGIVVGVATLLVNLIITIYALR from the coding sequence ATGACAACTCCCGGTGGCGATTCCGGCGAGAACGCGCACGACGGCGGCACAAAACCCGGGTCGAGTGGGCAACCTCCGGGTGAGTCCGAGCGAAATGCTGCCGGCGAGCCTGCGTTCTCCGGATTCGAGCCGCCACCCTCGGGATTCGAGGCTCCACCGACGCCAGGCTATCCACCACCGGCTTATCCTCCGCCCGGTTACCAGCAGCCCAGTTATCCGCCACCCGGCCCGCCGCCTACCGGTTACGGGGCGCCCCCGGGCTACCAAAACGAGTCTGGCTACAGCGCGTCGTATCCCCCGGGACCGCCGGAGTACGGCTCCTCGGCGGGCGGTTACGGCCAGCCGTATCCGGGTGGCTACCCTGGGCCGGATTATTCGGGGGGCTACGGGCCCCCGCCGCAGCCCGGCACGAACACGCTGGCCATCGCCTCCCTGGTCGCGTCGTTCATCGGGTTGCTGTGCGGGATCGGCTCCATCGTCGGCATCGTGTTGGGCGCGGTGGCACTCAACCAGATCAAGCAGACCCGCCAGGAGGGCTACGGCCTGGCCGTCGCCGGCATCGTGGTCGGTGTCGCCACCCTGCTGGTGAACCTGATCATCACGATTTACGCGCTGCGCTAG
- a CDS encoding general stress protein: protein MTSPFQPGEVPGATPGNPAAGRRGVPALPTPPKGWPVGSYPTYAEAQRAVDYLSEQQFPVEQVTIVGVDLMQVERVTGRLTWPKVLGGGMLTGAWLGLFIGLVLGFFSPNPWAALTTGLVAGVFFGLITSAVPYAMARGTRDFSSTMQLVAGRYDVLCDPQNAERARDLLARLAI, encoded by the coding sequence ATGACCAGCCCGTTCCAGCCCGGAGAAGTTCCCGGTGCCACGCCGGGTAACCCCGCCGCCGGTCGGCGTGGCGTGCCGGCCCTGCCCACGCCGCCGAAAGGCTGGCCGGTCGGGTCCTATCCGACCTACGCCGAGGCGCAGCGTGCCGTCGACTACCTGTCCGAACAGCAGTTCCCGGTCGAGCAGGTGACGATCGTCGGGGTCGACCTGATGCAAGTCGAACGGGTGACCGGCCGGTTGACCTGGCCGAAAGTGCTGGGCGGCGGCATGCTCACGGGCGCGTGGCTGGGCCTGTTCATCGGTTTGGTGCTCGGCTTCTTCAGCCCGAACCCGTGGGCCGCGTTGACCACTGGTCTGGTCGCCGGTGTGTTCTTCGGCTTGATCACGTCGGCTGTTCCCTACGCGATGGCCCGCGGCACAAGGGATTTCAGCTCGACGATGCAATTGGTGGCGGGCCGCTACGACGTGCTGTGCGATCCACAAAACGCCGAAAGGGCGCGTGATTTGCTGGCCCGTCTGGCGATCTGA
- a CDS encoding ABC transporter substrate-binding protein — translation MCAVALAALTTALLPLACGQGNGGLVISLYTPADDSGTYTAIAKRCTAQFGGRFAIQQISLPRSADDQRLQLARRLTGNDRTLDVMGLDVVWTAEFAEAGWALPLSDDPAGRAEADATADTLPGPLATARWQHKLYAAPITTNTQLLWYRADLMDQPPSTWDGMVAEATRLHAAGEPSWIGVQAKQYEGLVVWFNTLLTSAGGQVLSDDGKTVTLTDTPQHRAATVKALQIMKSVATAPGADPSITQSDESSARLALEAGRAALEVNWPFVLPSMLENAVKGGVAFLPLNQRPDLVGSINSVGSFRPDDEQFRAAYEASKKVFGFAAYPGVQPGQPARVTIGGLNLAVAKTTRHKAEAFEAVRCLRSLPNQKYVSIRGGLPAVRASLYSDPQFQVRYPQYEIIRQQLTTAAVRPATPLYQAVSTRISATLAPITAIDPERTADVLTVEVQKAIDGKGLIP, via the coding sequence ATGTGCGCGGTCGCGTTGGCGGCGTTGACCACCGCGTTGCTGCCGCTGGCCTGTGGGCAGGGCAACGGCGGGCTCGTGATCAGCCTCTATACGCCCGCCGACGACAGCGGCACCTACACCGCGATCGCCAAGCGCTGCACCGCCCAGTTCGGTGGGCGTTTCGCCATCCAGCAGATCAGCTTGCCGCGCTCCGCCGACGACCAGCGGCTGCAGCTGGCTCGCCGGCTCACCGGCAACGACCGCACCCTCGATGTGATGGGCCTCGACGTAGTCTGGACCGCGGAGTTCGCCGAGGCGGGCTGGGCGCTGCCGCTGTCCGACGACCCGGCCGGCCGCGCAGAAGCCGACGCCACCGCCGACACGTTGCCAGGTCCGCTCGCCACAGCCAGATGGCAGCACAAGCTCTACGCCGCGCCGATCACCACAAACACCCAATTACTTTGGTACCGAGCTGATTTGATGGATCAGCCGCCGTCGACGTGGGATGGCATGGTGGCCGAGGCGACCCGGCTGCACGCGGCCGGAGAACCCAGCTGGATCGGCGTGCAGGCCAAGCAGTACGAGGGTCTGGTGGTGTGGTTCAACACGTTGCTGACCAGCGCCGGCGGGCAGGTGCTCTCCGACGACGGCAAGACCGTCACCCTGACCGACACGCCGCAGCATCGGGCCGCAACTGTCAAGGCTTTGCAGATCATGAAGTCGGTGGCGACCGCGCCCGGCGCCGACCCGTCGATCACCCAATCCGATGAGAGTTCGGCGCGGTTGGCGCTCGAAGCGGGTAGGGCAGCGTTGGAAGTCAACTGGCCGTTCGTGCTCCCCTCGATGCTGGAGAACGCCGTGAAGGGCGGGGTCGCGTTCCTGCCGCTCAACCAGCGGCCCGACCTGGTCGGCAGCATCAACAGCGTCGGCTCGTTCCGGCCCGACGATGAGCAGTTCCGGGCCGCTTACGAAGCCAGCAAGAAGGTGTTCGGGTTCGCGGCCTACCCGGGTGTGCAGCCCGGCCAACCGGCCCGAGTAACGATCGGCGGGCTGAATTTGGCGGTGGCCAAGACAACTCGCCACAAGGCAGAGGCGTTCGAAGCGGTGCGGTGTCTGCGCAGCCTGCCCAACCAGAAGTATGTGTCGATTCGAGGCGGCCTGCCGGCGGTGCGCGCCTCCCTGTATTCCGACCCGCAATTCCAGGTGAGGTATCCGCAGTACGAGATCATCCGCCAGCAGCTCACCACCGCCGCCGTGAGGCCCGCCACTCCGCTCTATCAGGCGGTTTCCACCCGGATCTCGGCGACGCTGGCTCCGATCACCGCCATCGACCCTGAGCGCACGGCCGATGTGCTCACTGTCGAGGTGCAAAAGGCCATCGACGGAAAGGGGCTGATCCCATGA
- a CDS encoding carbohydrate ABC transporter permease: MTVAATEPSATAASESRKSERRLALVLIAPAVILMLAVTAYPVGYAVWLSLQRYNFATPRDTRFVGLANYQTILTDRLWWTAFVVTLAITAVSVAIEFVVGLALALVMHRTVVGKGVVRTAVLIPYGIVTVAASYSWYYAWTPGTGYLANLLPQGSAPLTQQIPSLGIIILAEVWKTTPFMALLLLAGLALVPDDLLKAAQVDGAGPWRRLTKVTLPLIKPAILVALLFRTLDAFRIFDNIYVLTGGSNKTESVSILGYDNLFKGFNLGLGSAISVLIFGCVAIIALIFVKVFGASAPGTDGGGR; the protein is encoded by the coding sequence ATGACCGTCGCTGCCACCGAACCGTCGGCCACCGCGGCCAGCGAGTCGCGCAAGTCCGAACGGCGCCTGGCGTTGGTTCTCATCGCCCCCGCGGTGATCCTGATGCTGGCGGTGACGGCTTATCCGGTCGGCTACGCGGTCTGGCTGAGCTTGCAGCGCTACAACTTCGCAACCCCCCGCGACACCCGCTTCGTCGGCCTGGCCAACTACCAGACCATCCTGACCGACCGGTTGTGGTGGACGGCGTTCGTGGTCACCCTGGCGATCACTGCCGTCTCGGTTGCCATCGAGTTCGTGGTGGGTCTGGCGTTGGCGCTGGTGATGCACCGCACCGTCGTCGGCAAGGGCGTGGTGCGCACCGCGGTGCTGATTCCCTACGGAATCGTCACAGTGGCGGCGTCGTATAGCTGGTATTACGCCTGGACACCTGGCACCGGGTATTTGGCCAACCTGTTGCCACAAGGCAGCGCGCCGCTCACGCAGCAGATCCCGTCGCTGGGCATCATCATCCTGGCCGAGGTGTGGAAGACCACCCCGTTCATGGCATTGCTGCTGCTGGCAGGGCTGGCGTTGGTGCCCGACGACCTGCTGAAGGCCGCGCAAGTCGACGGCGCCGGGCCCTGGCGACGGCTCACCAAGGTCACCTTGCCGCTGATCAAACCGGCGATCCTGGTGGCGCTGCTGTTCCGGACGCTGGATGCGTTCCGCATTTTCGACAACATCTACGTGCTCACCGGTGGCTCCAACAAAACCGAATCGGTGTCGATTCTGGGTTACGACAACCTATTCAAGGGCTTCAACTTGGGCCTGGGATCGGCGATATCGGTGCTGATCTTCGGTTGCGTGGCCATCATCGCGCTCATCTTCGTCAAGGTGTTCGGCGCGTCGGCGCCCGGAACTGACGGGGGCGGGCGGTGA
- a CDS encoding carbohydrate ABC transporter permease has protein sequence MGVRRGLGWAVIDTLVVVYALFPVLWILSLSLKPSSKVKDGKLIPSTVTFDNYRGIFRGDLFTSALINSIGIGLITTAIAVVVGAMAAYAVARLAFPGKRLLIGVALLIAMFPQISLVTPIFNIEREFGLFNTWPGLIIPYITFALPLAIYTLSAFFREIPWDLEKAAKMDGATPGQAFRKVIVPLAAPGIVTAAILVFIFAWNDLLLALSLTATKASITAPVAIVNFPGSSQFEEPTGSIAAGAMVITVPIIVFVLIFQRRIVTGLTSGAVKG, from the coding sequence ATCGGCGTCAGGCGTGGCCTCGGCTGGGCGGTCATCGACACCCTGGTGGTGGTCTATGCGCTGTTCCCGGTGCTGTGGATCCTGTCGCTGTCGCTGAAACCGAGCTCAAAAGTTAAGGACGGCAAGCTGATTCCGTCGACGGTGACTTTCGATAATTATCGTGGCATCTTCCGCGGTGACTTGTTCACTTCGGCGCTGATCAACTCCATCGGCATCGGTTTGATCACCACCGCGATCGCGGTGGTGGTCGGCGCTATGGCAGCCTATGCGGTGGCACGCCTGGCCTTCCCGGGCAAGAGGTTGCTTATCGGTGTCGCGCTGTTGATCGCGATGTTTCCCCAAATTTCGCTTGTCACGCCGATTTTCAATATCGAGCGCGAATTCGGGTTGTTCAACACCTGGCCGGGGTTGATCATCCCCTACATCACCTTCGCGTTGCCGCTGGCCATCTACACGTTATCGGCTTTTTTCCGCGAGATCCCCTGGGATCTGGAAAAGGCGGCGAAGATGGACGGCGCCACGCCGGGCCAAGCGTTCCGAAAGGTGATCGTTCCGCTGGCCGCTCCGGGAATCGTGACGGCGGCGATCCTGGTGTTCATCTTCGCGTGGAACGACTTACTGCTGGCTTTGTCGTTGACGGCTACCAAAGCGTCGATCACCGCGCCGGTGGCGATAGTCAATTTTCCCGGCAGTTCGCAATTCGAGGAGCCCACCGGATCCATCGCGGCCGGCGCGATGGTGATCACGGTCCCGATTATCGTTTTTGTTCTAATCTTCCAAAGAAGGATTGTTACCGGGTTGACCTCAGGTGCGGTGAAGGGATAG
- a CDS encoding ABC transporter ATP-binding protein: protein MAEIVLDRVTKSYPDGATAVKELSITIADGEFVILVGPSGCGKTTTLNMIAGLEDISSGELRIDGERVNEKAPKDRDIAMVFQSYALYPHMTVRQNIAFPLTLAKKKKAEIAEKVEEIARILDLTDLLDRKPSQLSGGQRQRVAMGRAIVRHPKAFLMDEPLSNLDAKLRVQMRGEIARLQRRLGTTTVYVTHDQTEAMTLGDRVVVMHGGVAQQIGTPDELYERPVNLFVAGFIGSPAMNFFPATLTPTGVSLPFGEVTLTQPVHDVIAQHPAPENVIVGVRPEHLADAALIDAYQRLRALTFEVKVDLVESLGAEKYVYFTTAGWDVHAPQLDELATESGARENQFVARVPPESKAAKGQSLELALDTVKLAVFDADSGVNLTIPPPPE, encoded by the coding sequence ATGGCCGAGATTGTGTTGGACAGGGTGACCAAGAGTTACCCCGACGGCGCGACGGCCGTGAAGGAATTGAGCATTACCATCGCCGACGGTGAGTTCGTCATTTTGGTCGGCCCCTCGGGTTGCGGCAAAACCACAACGCTGAACATGATTGCCGGCCTGGAGGATATTTCGTCCGGAGAGTTGCGCATCGACGGTGAACGCGTTAACGAGAAAGCGCCCAAGGACCGTGACATCGCGATGGTATTCCAGTCGTATGCGCTTTACCCGCACATGACGGTGCGGCAGAATATCGCCTTCCCGCTGACTTTGGCCAAGAAGAAAAAGGCGGAGATCGCCGAAAAGGTCGAGGAAATTGCGAGAATCCTTGATCTGACCGATCTTCTGGACCGCAAGCCTTCGCAATTGTCTGGGGGGCAGCGCCAGCGCGTGGCGATGGGCCGGGCAATTGTGCGGCATCCCAAAGCGTTTCTGATGGATGAGCCGTTGTCGAATTTGGATGCCAAACTGCGGGTGCAGATGCGCGGCGAGATCGCGCGGCTGCAGCGGCGGCTGGGCACCACGACCGTCTACGTCACCCACGACCAGACCGAGGCGATGACGCTCGGCGACCGGGTGGTGGTGATGCACGGGGGGGTTGCGCAGCAGATCGGCACTCCCGACGAGCTCTACGAGCGGCCGGTCAACCTGTTTGTCGCCGGGTTTATCGGCTCGCCCGCGATGAATTTCTTTCCCGCGACCCTGACTCCGACCGGTGTGAGTCTGCCGTTCGGCGAGGTGACGCTGACGCAGCCGGTGCATGACGTGATCGCCCAGCATCCCGCGCCGGAGAATGTCATCGTCGGGGTGCGGCCCGAGCATCTTGCCGATGCGGCGCTCATCGACGCCTATCAGCGCCTGCGGGCACTGACGTTTGAGGTGAAGGTCGACCTGGTGGAATCGTTGGGCGCCGAAAAATATGTGTACTTCACCACTGCCGGCTGGGATGTGCATGCGCCTCAGCTCGACGAACTGGCCACCGAATCGGGGGCCCGGGAAAACCAGTTCGTCGCCCGTGTCCCGCCCGAGTCGAAGGCGGCTAAGGGGCAGTCGCTCGAATTGGCGCTCGACACGGTGAAACTCGCCGTTTTCGACGCCGACTCAGGCGTCAACCTGACCATTCCGCCACCGCCCGAGTAG
- the corA gene encoding magnesium/cobalt transporter CorA: MPSFRASLRPVARPKFAEPNSQPSPVPVANAMVDCGVYVDGARLPGVSSHADALAKVRELEQTGQEAFAWVGLHEPDEHQMQDVADVFGLHPLAAEDAVVAHQRPKLERYDETLFLVLKTVKYVPHDSVVLARQIVETGQVMVFVGKDFVVTVRHGEHGGLSDVRKRMEADPDHLRLGPYAVMHAIADYVVDHYLDVTNLIEADIDNLEEVAFTPGHKLDIEPIYLLKREVVELRRCVSPLSVPFQRMQSEHKDLISKEVRRYLRDVADHQAQAADQISSYDEMLTSLVQAALAQVGMQQNIDMRKISAWAAIAAVPTMIAGIYGMNFKYMPILHWHWGYPVVVAVMVVICLLLYRNFRRRDWL; encoded by the coding sequence ATGCCCTCGTTTCGCGCCTCACTTCGACCGGTGGCCCGGCCCAAATTCGCTGAGCCGAACAGCCAGCCTTCGCCGGTCCCCGTTGCGAACGCGATGGTCGACTGCGGTGTGTACGTGGACGGCGCACGGCTACCCGGGGTGTCCAGCCACGCGGACGCGCTGGCCAAGGTGCGTGAACTCGAGCAGACCGGCCAGGAAGCGTTTGCCTGGGTTGGCTTGCACGAGCCCGACGAGCACCAGATGCAAGACGTCGCCGATGTTTTCGGACTGCACCCGCTGGCCGCGGAGGACGCCGTCGTCGCACACCAGCGACCCAAGCTGGAACGCTACGACGAAACCCTGTTTCTCGTGCTGAAGACGGTCAAGTACGTCCCGCACGACTCGGTGGTACTGGCCCGCCAGATCGTCGAGACCGGCCAGGTCATGGTCTTCGTCGGCAAGGATTTCGTCGTCACCGTCCGGCACGGCGAGCACGGCGGGCTCTCCGATGTGCGCAAGCGGATGGAGGCCGATCCCGATCATCTGCGGCTGGGCCCCTACGCGGTGATGCACGCCATCGCCGACTACGTCGTAGACCACTACCTCGACGTGACCAACCTCATCGAAGCCGACATCGACAACCTCGAGGAGGTCGCGTTTACCCCCGGCCACAAGCTCGATATCGAACCGATTTACCTGCTCAAGCGTGAAGTCGTCGAACTGCGCCGATGTGTGAGCCCGCTGTCGGTGCCGTTCCAGCGGATGCAGTCCGAGCACAAGGACCTGATCTCCAAGGAAGTGCGGCGCTACCTGCGTGACGTCGCCGACCACCAGGCGCAAGCCGCCGACCAGATCTCCAGCTACGACGAAATGCTCACCTCACTGGTGCAAGCCGCGCTGGCCCAAGTCGGCATGCAGCAGAACATCGACATGCGCAAGATCTCGGCCTGGGCGGCGATCGCCGCCGTGCCCACCATGATCGCCGGCATCTACGGAATGAACTTCAAGTACATGCCCATCCTGCACTGGCATTGGGGTTACCCGGTCGTGGTCGCCGTCATGGTCGTTATCTGCCTGCTGCTCTACCGCAACTTCCGGCGCCGCGACTGGCTCTAG